In Helianthus annuus cultivar XRQ/B chromosome 3, HanXRQr2.0-SUNRISE, whole genome shotgun sequence, a single window of DNA contains:
- the LOC110929106 gene encoding uncharacterized protein LOC110929106 isoform X1: MAWRGSISRTLMSTARSSSFRSTAPLPRLRPPPLSAPRLHSRRLGNPRMLGELGCAQSLMTIAGARMTSHLTVNVRAFCELSNEYINSLHLDLALFLGSHIKVLNFLSAFHISLLHCYAKDNILQATRYGVTLSATLVG; the protein is encoded by the exons ATGGCATGGCGAGGTTCAATCTCCAGAACTTTAATGTCCACCGCAAGATCTTCATCTTTCCGATCCACCGCCCCGCTCCCCCGCCTCCGTCCTCCGCCGCTCTCCGCTCCCCGTCTCCACTCTCGCCGCCTCGGCAACCCTAG GATGTTGGGAGAATTAGGATGCGCGCAGTCTCTGATGACGATTGCTGGAGCACGGATGACGTCACACTTGACGGttaatgtgcgcgcgttttgcgAGTTGTCGAATG AATATATCAACTCTTTGCATCTGGATCTTGCGTTGTTTCTCGGCTCTCACATCAAGGTTTTAAATTTTTTGTCGGCTTTTCACATCTCCCTCTTGCATTGTT ATGCCAAAGACAACATTCTACAAGCTACTCGATATGGGGTAACGCTTTCAGCCACCTTAGTCGGATAG
- the LOC110929106 gene encoding uncharacterized protein LOC110929106 isoform X2 → MAWRGSISRTLMSTARSSSFRSTAPLPRLRPPPLSAPRLHSRRLGNPRMLGELGCAQSLMTIAGARMTSHLTVNVRAFCELSNGTFCRSCQDR, encoded by the exons ATGGCATGGCGAGGTTCAATCTCCAGAACTTTAATGTCCACCGCAAGATCTTCATCTTTCCGATCCACCGCCCCGCTCCCCCGCCTCCGTCCTCCGCCGCTCTCCGCTCCCCGTCTCCACTCTCGCCGCCTCGGCAACCCTAG GATGTTGGGAGAATTAGGATGCGCGCAGTCTCTGATGACGATTGCTGGAGCACGGATGACGTCACACTTGACGGttaatgtgcgcgcgttttgcgAGTTGTCGAATGGTACCTTCTGCCGCTCTTGTCAGGATCGCTAG
- the LOC110929105 gene encoding ATP-dependent DNA helicase PIF1-like: MVMGGDFRQVLPVIKRGTRAQIVDSSVRMSPRWSLTKKMRLTINMRALKDPRFSKFLLRVGDGTEEPIEGNYIRIPDDMTIQCNNRENAIKELIHAIFPSIEDNVYSSDYIISRAILSTKNDSVDEINNQMIEIFQGEEKVYYSFDEAEDDQRNFYPVEFLNSLNVSGLPPHKLHLKIGCPIILLRNIDPSHGLCNGTRLICKGFMRNVIDAEIAVGQHAGKRVFLPRIPLTLSEDDMFPFKLKRKQFPIRLSFSMMINKDQGQTIPNVGIYLPDSVFSHGQLYVALSRGISRQSTKVLVHLAKEFKQRGVYTSNVVYQEVLRD, translated from the coding sequence ATGGTTATGGGAGGTGACTTCAGACAGGTGTTGCCGGTTATCAAACGTGGCACTCGAGCACAGATTGTAGACTCCAGCGTACGAATGTCACCTCGTTGGTCTTTGACTAAGAAGATGCGGTTGACCATAAATATGAGAGCGCTGAAAGATCCACGGTTTTCTAAATTTCTTTTAAGAGTCGGTGATGGAACTGAAGAACCAATCGAAGGAAACTATATCCGCATACCCGATGACATGACAATTCAGTGCAACAACAGAGAAAACGCTATAAAAGAATTGATCCATGCCATCTTTCCATCAATTGAAGATAATGTATATTCTTCAGATTATATAATCTCTAGAGCAATATTGTCCACTAAAAATGATAGTGTTGACGAGATTAATAATCAAATGATTGaaatttttcaaggggaggaaaAAGTTTATTACAGTTTTGATGAAGCTGAAGACGATCAGCGCAACTTCTATCCGGTCGAGTTCTTAAATTCGCTAAATGTTAGTGGTTTGCCGCCTCATAAGCTTCATTTAAAAATTGGATGCCCAATAATATTGTTACGTAATATCGATCCATCACATGGCCTGTGTAATGGCACGCGGTTGATATGTAAGGGTTTCATGCGAAATGTTATTGATGCGGAAATTGCAGTCGGTCAACATGCCGGAAAAAGAGTTTTTTTGCCAAGAATCCCTCTAACCCTTTCTGAAGATGACATGTTCCCATTCAAGctgaaaagaaaacaatttccaATTCGACTTAGCTTTTCCATGATGATTAATAAAGATCAAGGTCAAACAATTCCGAACGTTGGTATTTATCTACCGGATTCTGTATTTTCACATGGACAACTTTATGTCGCGTTATCAAGAGGGATTTCAAGACAAAGTACGAAGGTGTTGGTACATCTCGCCAAAGAATTCAAACAACGCGGAGTTTACACATCAAATGTTGTCTACCAGGAAGTGTTGCGTGATTAA